One Lentibacillus cibarius DNA window includes the following coding sequences:
- a CDS encoding dihydroorotate dehydrogenase electron transfer subunit, which produces MKKRVEMTVEAVQEVALDTIEMILSHSYIAETAKPGQFLHLLAEGHTLRRPISIASINKEQGTVTILFKIIGSGTRRLAIARPGMSFDVVGPTGNGFTFDETSLHTALLIGGGIGVPPLYGLAEELHHKGIEVKTILGFQTKDYVFYKDKFEQFGKTYVVTDDGSTGHHGLVTDILDEVGQFDVYYSCGPVPMLKALTHQLHAYPGFISLEERMGCGTGACLACVIPSTSEAGYKKICTDGPVFAANEVIL; this is translated from the coding sequence TGAGTCATTCATACATTGCAGAGACAGCCAAGCCTGGACAATTTTTGCATTTATTAGCAGAGGGGCACACGTTAAGAAGACCGATTTCAATCGCAAGTATTAATAAGGAACAAGGTACAGTGACTATTTTGTTTAAGATTATTGGTAGCGGGACACGTCGTTTGGCGATTGCCCGGCCGGGTATGTCGTTCGATGTTGTTGGACCGACTGGAAATGGCTTCACCTTTGATGAGACGTCACTCCATACAGCATTACTGATTGGGGGAGGTATTGGCGTCCCCCCGCTTTATGGATTGGCAGAAGAATTGCATCATAAAGGGATTGAAGTAAAAACAATCCTAGGATTTCAAACCAAGGATTATGTATTTTACAAAGACAAGTTTGAACAATTCGGAAAAACATATGTTGTTACTGACGATGGCAGCACTGGACATCATGGCCTTGTAACGGACATACTAGATGAAGTTGGGCAGTTCGATGTTTACTATTCCTGTGGTCCGGTTCCGATGCTTAAGGCGCTTACGCATCAACTTCATGCGTATCCGGGTTTCATCTCCCTGGAGGAACGGATGGGATGCGGAACAGGCGCATGCCTGGCTTGTGTAATCCCATCCACATCAGAAGCCGGATATAAAAAAATTTGCACGGATGGGCCGGTTTTTGCTGCGAATGAGGTGATATTATGA
- a CDS encoding dihydroorotate dehydrogenase — protein MNLAVKLPGLNLQNPVMPASGCFGFGREYSDFYDLRKLGAIIMKAATGNARLGNATPRVAETASGMLNAIGLQNPGVQQIIASEVPFLAAYDIPIIANVAGSTIDEYVQVAETFNQTEAVNALELNISCPNVKEGGIQFGAEPDMAANVTEKVKAVSDLPVYVKLSPNTNDITAMATAVEQAGADGLSMINTLTGMQIHLSSRRPLLANETGGLSGPAIKPVAIRMIHEVKKYVSIPIIGMGGITTAEDVLEFLLAGASAVAVGTANFKNPFACPEIIDSLPNVLQNYGFASVDEAIGRGHAL, from the coding sequence ATGAATTTAGCTGTTAAACTTCCCGGGTTGAATCTGCAGAATCCGGTAATGCCCGCATCGGGATGTTTTGGGTTTGGCAGGGAATATAGCGATTTTTATGATTTAAGGAAACTTGGTGCCATCATCATGAAAGCCGCCACAGGCAATGCAAGGTTAGGGAATGCAACACCGCGCGTGGCTGAAACAGCTTCAGGCATGCTGAATGCCATTGGTCTGCAGAACCCCGGGGTCCAACAGATTATTGCGAGTGAAGTCCCTTTTCTAGCTGCATATGATATTCCGATCATAGCTAATGTAGCCGGCAGTACGATTGATGAATATGTGCAAGTTGCAGAAACGTTTAACCAAACGGAGGCTGTAAATGCACTTGAACTGAATATCTCCTGTCCGAATGTCAAAGAAGGGGGTATCCAGTTCGGAGCAGAACCTGACATGGCCGCCAACGTTACAGAAAAAGTGAAAGCAGTCAGTGATTTACCGGTTTATGTAAAGCTGTCACCAAATACAAACGATATTACCGCAATGGCAACAGCCGTCGAACAGGCTGGTGCGGACGGATTGTCTATGATTAATACACTGACCGGTATGCAAATTCATCTGTCGAGCAGACGGCCGCTTTTGGCTAACGAAACGGGCGGTCTTTCCGGTCCGGCAATTAAGCCGGTTGCCATCCGGATGATTCATGAAGTGAAAAAATATGTTTCCATCCCAATTATTGGCATGGGTGGTATTACGACGGCCGAAGATGTTTTAGAATTTTTGCTTGCGGGTGCCAGCGCGGTTGCAGTCGGTACAGCCAATTTTAAAAATCCATTTGCATGCCCGGAGATCATCGATAGCTTACCGAACGTTTTACAAAACTATGGATTTGCTTCTGTTGACGAAGCGATTGGAAGGGGACATGCCTTGTGA
- the pyrF gene encoding orotidine-5'-phosphate decarboxylase — MKGRMYLALDFPGWKEAKDFIDTHHFQGVPVKVGMELFYREGPQLIENLKQDGHNVFLDLKLHDIPTTVMKAMENIAKLDVDMVTIHALGGSDMIKKAKDGLLSGAADRAPKLIAVTMLTSADASVMNNELHIPGSVEAHTIHLAQMAHQSGADGVVCSVREAQQIKDCCGSSLLAVTPGIRLRGSSVDDQKRPATPREARMNGSDVLVLGRTVRDASDPVVAYENVKEEWNDGAL, encoded by the coding sequence GTGAAAGGAAGGATGTATTTGGCACTGGATTTTCCGGGATGGAAGGAGGCCAAAGATTTTATTGACACACATCACTTCCAGGGAGTTCCTGTGAAAGTGGGGATGGAGCTTTTTTACCGGGAAGGTCCACAGTTAATTGAGAATTTAAAACAAGATGGTCACAACGTTTTTCTTGATTTAAAGCTGCATGATATACCGACGACGGTGATGAAGGCGATGGAAAATATTGCAAAATTAGACGTAGATATGGTAACCATCCATGCGCTTGGTGGCAGTGATATGATCAAAAAGGCAAAAGACGGACTTCTTTCCGGAGCAGCAGATCGCGCCCCCAAGCTGATTGCCGTGACGATGCTTACTTCAGCTGATGCTTCCGTTATGAATAATGAACTGCATATTCCCGGTAGTGTGGAGGCTCATACTATTCATCTCGCACAAATGGCGCATCAGAGCGGTGCGGACGGTGTTGTTTGTTCAGTCCGGGAAGCGCAACAAATAAAAGACTGCTGCGGGTCATCATTGTTAGCTGTAACGCCTGGTATTCGTCTAAGGGGTTCGTCTGTTGATGATCAAAAGCGGCCGGCTACACCAAGAGAGGCCCGTATGAATGGCAGTGATGTACTTGTGCTTGGCCGGACGGTACGTGATGCTTCTGATCCGGTGGTTGCATATGAAAACGTAAAAGAGGAGTGGAATGATGGGGCTTTATGA
- the pyrE gene encoding orotate phosphoribosyltransferase, with translation MMGLYDSVARELLNIQAIQVRTDDYFTWTSGIQAPIYCDNRLTMSYPNVRKQITSAFARMTEHLKRQPDVIAGCATAGIPHAAWLAERLDLPMAYVRSKPKAHGLGNQIEGQVNKGQKVLVVEDLISTGGSSIEAAKTLRDAGADVLGVAAIFTYGLQKAEQQFSAAGFDWWTITDFDAILRLLTDDGAINTNQRNQLKAWRDHL, from the coding sequence ATGATGGGGCTTTATGATAGCGTTGCGAGGGAGTTATTAAATATACAAGCAATTCAGGTTAGGACAGACGACTATTTCACATGGACATCAGGGATTCAAGCGCCGATTTATTGTGATAATCGCTTAACGATGTCCTATCCGAATGTACGTAAACAAATTACATCAGCATTTGCTCGAATGACCGAGCATCTAAAACGGCAGCCTGACGTTATTGCAGGGTGTGCCACGGCCGGTATTCCACATGCAGCCTGGCTTGCAGAAAGACTTGACTTGCCAATGGCTTACGTTCGTTCTAAGCCAAAAGCACATGGGCTGGGAAACCAAATAGAGGGGCAAGTGAACAAGGGGCAGAAGGTGCTTGTAGTGGAGGATTTAATCTCCACAGGTGGCTCATCAATTGAGGCAGCAAAGACGCTTCGAGATGCAGGAGCTGATGTTCTCGGAGTAGCTGCTATCTTTACCTATGGATTACAAAAAGCAGAACAGCAATTTTCTGCGGCGGGTTTCGACTGGTGGACCATCACGGACTTTGACGCGATACTCCGTCTACTAACGGATGACGGAGCGATTAATACTAATCAGCGGAACCAACTAAAAGCTTGGCGTGATCACCTTTAA